The Candidatus Binataceae bacterium genome window below encodes:
- a CDS encoding SIMPL domain-containing protein (The SIMPL domain is named for its presence in mouse protein SIMPL (signalling molecule that associates with mouse pelle-like kinase). Bacterial member BP26, from Brucella, was shown to assemble into a channel-like structure, while YggE from E. coli has been associated with resistance to oxidative stress.) — translation MERGSISFPAAVILGLLVGAGAALGGFFVGQGFLQGRRPERYVSVKGLAERDVKADLAVWTLSFTATGADISAVSATSEHDRELVRAFIAKSGFIDREIVPLTTRINDQFAFATLMGPPNVEASRRYVITAGFEIRTTKIDAVREASEMTGELIRQGVVLDGHQESGTANPAYLFTRLSDIRPAMLAQATKSARALAEQFAADSKSHLGAIRRASEGVFQVMSRDGETPNPTEERASIEKKLRLVTTIDYYLAE, via the coding sequence ATGGAGCGCGGGTCGATCTCGTTTCCTGCCGCGGTGATTCTCGGCCTCCTGGTCGGGGCCGGCGCGGCGCTGGGCGGCTTCTTTGTAGGGCAGGGCTTTCTCCAGGGCCGGCGCCCCGAGCGTTACGTCAGTGTCAAGGGACTGGCCGAGCGCGACGTCAAGGCCGATCTCGCGGTGTGGACGCTGAGCTTTACCGCGACCGGCGCCGATATCAGCGCGGTCAGCGCCACGAGCGAACACGATCGCGAGCTGGTGCGCGCCTTCATTGCCAAGTCCGGCTTCATCGACCGCGAAATCGTGCCCCTGACGACGCGGATCAACGACCAGTTCGCTTTCGCCACCCTGATGGGCCCGCCCAACGTCGAGGCCTCCCGGCGCTACGTCATAACCGCCGGCTTCGAGATTCGCACCACCAAGATCGACGCGGTACGCGAGGCGAGCGAGATGACGGGCGAGCTGATTCGGCAGGGCGTGGTGCTGGACGGACATCAGGAAAGCGGCACCGCCAACCCCGCTTATTTGTTCACCCGCTTAAGCGACATCCGGCCCGCGATGCTGGCGCAGGCGACCAAGAGCGCGCGGGCGTTGGCCGAGCAGTTCGCGGCCGACTCCAAGAGCCATCTCGGCGCGATCCGACGCGCGAGCGAGGGCGTCTTTCAGGTGATGAGCCGCGACGGCGAAACACCCAATCCGACCGAGGAGCGCGCCTCGATCGAAAAGAAGCTCCGCCTCGTCACGACGATCGACTACTACCTGGCCGAGTAG